In Leptolyngbya sp. CCY15150, a genomic segment contains:
- a CDS encoding NADH-quinone oxidoreductase subunit M has product MLSTLIWLPFLGAIALGCLPASISSKQIRWITLWFTGGILLWSLALLFQFDLNTPTLQMQEYLPWIDSLGLNYQLGVDGLSITLVILNSFLTWIAVFSSSEQTERPRLFYSLMLICSGGVAGAFLAQNLLLFFLFYELELVPFYLLISIWGGERCNYAATKFLIYTALSGALILVGFLGLVWLTGASSFAYSDVLGQSLPMLSQLILLGILLVGFGIKVPLVPFHTWLPDTYTAASTPTAILLGGVLAKLGAYGIFRFGLGLFPDAWSVLSPGLATWATISVLYGAMAAIAQTDIKRMVAYSSVGHMGYILLGGAALTTLSMVGAVSQMVAHGLILAILFHLVGLVELKVGTRELNVLNGLMNPIRGLPTISALLVLGGMASAGIPGLAGFIAEFLIFQGSYTVFPIQTLLSVVGTGLTAVYFVILLNRTCFGKLDNAIAYFPKVEWGERVPALVLAWAIFLLGVQPSWLVRWSESTTAAMVSAVSPPATQMITITTAMQSTEALMIPKN; this is encoded by the coding sequence ATGCTTAGCACCTTGATTTGGCTGCCATTTCTAGGGGCGATCGCCCTTGGCTGTTTGCCTGCCTCTATCTCGTCAAAACAGATTCGTTGGATTACCCTTTGGTTTACGGGAGGTATTTTACTTTGGAGCTTAGCCCTCCTCTTCCAGTTTGACCTGAATACGCCGACGCTGCAGATGCAGGAATACTTGCCCTGGATTGATAGCCTTGGTCTAAACTACCAGCTTGGCGTAGATGGTCTATCTATTACCTTAGTGATCCTAAACAGCTTTTTAACCTGGATTGCTGTGTTCAGCAGTTCAGAACAGACGGAACGTCCGCGTCTGTTTTACAGTCTGATGCTGATCTGCAGCGGCGGTGTGGCCGGGGCATTTTTGGCCCAAAATCTACTCCTCTTTTTCCTGTTTTATGAACTAGAGCTTGTACCGTTCTACCTGCTGATCTCGATTTGGGGCGGCGAACGGTGTAATTATGCTGCCACCAAGTTCTTGATCTATACAGCCCTGTCCGGAGCACTGATCCTGGTTGGCTTCCTCGGTCTAGTTTGGCTCACGGGGGCCTCATCCTTTGCCTACAGTGATGTCTTGGGGCAGAGTTTGCCCATGCTATCGCAGCTTATTCTTCTCGGTATCTTATTGGTGGGATTTGGCATCAAGGTGCCGTTAGTGCCGTTCCACACTTGGCTGCCCGATACCTATACAGCCGCATCCACACCCACCGCGATTTTGCTGGGCGGTGTTTTAGCGAAATTGGGAGCCTACGGCATCTTTCGCTTTGGGCTAGGTTTATTTCCAGATGCCTGGTCGGTGTTGTCTCCTGGCTTAGCGACCTGGGCGACGATTAGCGTGCTCTACGGGGCCATGGCAGCGATCGCCCAAACGGACATTAAGCGCATGGTAGCCTACAGCTCTGTGGGCCATATGGGCTATATCTTATTGGGTGGAGCGGCCTTGACGACGCTGAGTATGGTGGGTGCTGTTTCCCAGATGGTTGCCCATGGGCTAATCCTGGCTATCCTATTCCATCTCGTTGGCTTAGTCGAGCTGAAGGTTGGCACCCGCGAGCTGAATGTACTCAACGGTCTGATGAATCCTATTCGAGGGCTACCTACTATTAGTGCGCTCTTGGTGTTGGGTGGGATGGCAAGTGCTGGCATTCCAGGTCTGGCAGGATTTATCGCCGAATTTCTTATTTTCCAAGGTAGCTACACCGTCTTTCCGATTCAAACCTTGCTGTCTGTGGTAGGCACGGGTTTAACGGCAGTCTATTTTGTGATTCTGCTAAACCGCACCTGCTTTGGCAAGCTAGATAATGCGATCGCTTACTTTCCCAAGGTTGAGTGGGGTGAGCGGGTACCGGCCTTGGTTTTAGCTTGGGCTATTTTCTTGCTGGGTGTTCAGCCAAGCTGGCTTGTGCGTTGGAGTGAATCAACCACGGCAGCTATGGTGTCAGCGGTTAGCCCGCCCGCGACACAGATGATCACGATCACAACGGCTATGCAATCTACAGAAGCGTTGATGATCCCGAAAAACTGA
- a CDS encoding fasciclin domain-containing protein: protein MPTIVDIAVTSDSFKTLVTAVKVANLVDALSSPGPFTVFAPYDDAFAKLPPGTIQTLVQNPPQLGRILKYHVVAGRLTQADLSKMTSVTSLEGCEIPIRAADRFEVKNATVVAADIEADNGIIHVIDTVILMG from the coding sequence ATGCCCACTATTGTCGATATTGCTGTCACCTCAGATTCGTTTAAGACGCTAGTCACAGCCGTTAAAGTAGCTAACTTGGTGGATGCCCTGAGTAGTCCGGGGCCCTTTACCGTTTTTGCGCCCTACGACGATGCCTTTGCTAAGTTACCTCCAGGTACCATCCAAACGCTGGTGCAAAACCCGCCCCAGCTAGGACGTATCCTCAAGTATCATGTTGTAGCTGGACGACTGACTCAAGCTGACCTGTCAAAGATGACGTCGGTGACGTCACTGGAGGGATGCGAGATTCCAATTCGAGCTGCAGATAGATTTGAGGTTAAAAATGCAACTGTTGTGGCTGCCGATATTGAGGCTGACAATGGAATCATTCATGTCATTGATACGGTTATATTGATGGGTTAA
- a CDS encoding amidohydrolase family protein gives MVATSYLIQNATVLPFTPQEDGSLDLQPRQVDVLVEGDRITQVAPNLEPPTAQTHVIDATHQLLIPGFVNAHAHSVEILEKGRYESMPLELWMLYTYPPLQQQHLTPRLCYLRTMLGALEQVKSGATTIQDDLIEMPYITPEIFAAVAQAYLDLGLRASLTHHAINLPLHQTIPFLGDFLPADLHQELEDLEGLSDQDWISLFKDLYQTWHQRDGLLTLALAPSAPQRVTPHLMHQIADLSADFNLPIHTHMLETRTQAVTGPVFYGEGESVVSYAKTHGILTHRTAIAHGIWLTNRDIELIAEAGATVIHNVVSNHRLCSGIAPIRQLMDAGVTIALGSDGMSSNDSFNMFDVIKAAGLTHSVTQSDYSRYPKARDVLTWATQGGARSALLQEDIGAIAPGKKADIVLYDLTTTSFTPQADLPIHLVYAERGQSIRKVFVNGQLVVDQGQVVTVNEADLLAELRSLLPEYEAYRAERVRQAERLVPAIEATYQKAMATPFPVNRFSQLDRDFA, from the coding sequence ATGGTCGCAACCTCCTATCTCATCCAAAATGCTACGGTTTTACCGTTCACCCCCCAAGAAGATGGTTCCCTTGATCTCCAACCCCGACAAGTCGATGTGCTAGTGGAGGGCGATCGCATCACTCAGGTTGCGCCAAACCTTGAGCCACCCACGGCTCAAACCCACGTCATTGATGCCACCCATCAGTTGCTGATTCCGGGGTTTGTCAACGCCCATGCTCACTCAGTGGAAATCTTGGAAAAAGGGCGCTATGAGTCTATGCCCTTAGAGTTATGGATGCTCTATACCTATCCACCCCTGCAGCAACAGCATCTAACGCCACGCCTTTGCTACCTGCGTACGATGTTGGGAGCCCTCGAACAGGTGAAGTCGGGAGCAACAACGATTCAAGATGACCTGATTGAAATGCCCTACATCACACCGGAGATTTTCGCCGCTGTGGCTCAAGCTTATTTAGATCTGGGGCTGCGGGCGAGCCTCACCCACCATGCGATCAACCTACCGTTGCATCAAACCATTCCGTTTTTAGGCGATTTCTTGCCGGCTGATCTACATCAAGAGTTAGAGGACTTAGAGGGATTGTCAGATCAGGATTGGATTTCCCTATTCAAAGATCTCTATCAAACCTGGCATCAGCGCGATGGACTCCTAACCCTCGCCTTAGCTCCCTCAGCTCCCCAGCGAGTCACCCCTCATCTGATGCACCAAATTGCTGACCTATCTGCGGATTTTAATCTGCCGATTCATACCCATATGCTAGAAACCCGTACCCAGGCAGTCACGGGGCCGGTCTTCTATGGGGAAGGAGAGTCGGTGGTGAGCTATGCCAAGACCCACGGTATTTTGACCCATCGCACGGCGATCGCCCATGGTATTTGGCTCACCAATCGCGATATTGAGTTAATTGCCGAAGCTGGAGCGACGGTTATTCATAACGTGGTGAGCAACCACCGCCTCTGCAGCGGCATTGCGCCCATTCGCCAGTTGATGGATGCGGGTGTCACCATTGCCCTTGGCTCAGACGGTATGAGTTCAAACGACTCCTTTAATATGTTTGATGTGATTAAAGCAGCAGGCTTGACCCACTCCGTCACGCAGTCTGATTATTCTCGCTATCCCAAGGCTCGGGATGTGTTGACGTGGGCAACCCAAGGTGGAGCACGCTCAGCCTTACTTCAAGAGGATATTGGAGCGATCGCTCCTGGTAAAAAGGCTGACATTGTGCTCTATGATCTCACCACCACAAGCTTTACACCCCAGGCTGATCTGCCCATTCACTTGGTTTATGCCGAACGGGGGCAGTCTATTCGCAAGGTCTTTGTGAATGGACAATTGGTCGTAGATCAAGGGCAAGTGGTAACGGTGAATGAAGCCGATTTGTTAGCTGAGTTGCGATCGCTCTTACCCGAGTATGAAGCTTACCGAGCTGAACGAGTTCGTCAGGCCGAACGCCTAGTGCCAGCCATAGAAGCGACCTACCAAAAGGCTATGGCGACGCCATTCCCGGTCAATCGCTTTAGCCAACTCGATCGCGATTTTGCCTAG
- a CDS encoding NAD(P)H-quinone oxidoreductase subunit F, translating to MEQFFAQTAWLIPSYPLMGMVLSLLWLPSITPLTGPRPAGYFNLGMTGLACLHGAIAFHATWQQAPQYIAFSWLQIADLDLTIPIEVSSITLGAILVVTSINFLAQVYAVGYLEMDWGWARFYALLALFEAGMCALALCDSLFFSYMILEVLTLGTYLLIGFWLNQSLVVTGARDAFLTKRVGDLVLLMGVLALYPLAGTWDFQELAVWAETADINPTTATLVGLALIAGPMGKCAQFPLHLWLDEAMEGPVPSTILRNSVVVATGAWVLIKLEPVLALSPTVLSVAIAIGSITAVGGTLISMAQVDVKRALSYLTSAYMGIVFIAVGAQLSNAAFLMILTHAVAISLLVMSSGSIVLNSITQDLTQMGGLWQRRPVSGLSYLVGVAGLIALPPLGGFWSMLALLDGVWSDRPVIAVILLLVNALAAFAVTRVFVLMFGGKPQPMTERSPENGWLVTLPMTILAGFVLHLPLVLQTLSLLPDWAVLNKDVALVLIWSTLSGCSLAALVYYGPTSKPIRLPWQALQNLLAYDFYTSRIYGFSVVGSVDRISRLIDWGDRYLVDGFVNMVGLASLFGGEALKYGNSGKTQSYVLTIALGIILITLLMTWSSLTNLSLVIGG from the coding sequence ATGGAGCAGTTTTTCGCCCAAACAGCTTGGTTAATTCCCAGTTATCCTCTGATGGGGATGGTTTTATCGCTGTTATGGCTACCGTCAATTACCCCGCTAACGGGGCCTCGGCCCGCTGGGTATTTTAACCTTGGGATGACGGGGCTAGCCTGTCTGCATGGGGCGATCGCCTTCCATGCTACTTGGCAACAGGCTCCTCAGTACATAGCCTTTTCCTGGCTACAGATTGCCGATCTCGATTTGACCATCCCCATCGAAGTATCGTCGATTACCCTAGGTGCCATTCTAGTAGTAACGAGCATTAACTTTCTAGCCCAGGTTTATGCCGTGGGCTATTTAGAAATGGACTGGGGTTGGGCAAGATTTTATGCCCTGTTAGCTCTGTTTGAAGCTGGCATGTGTGCTCTGGCCCTGTGCGATTCGCTATTTTTCAGCTACATGATTTTGGAAGTTCTCACCCTCGGCACCTATTTGCTGATCGGCTTCTGGCTCAATCAGTCGTTGGTGGTCACCGGTGCTAGAGATGCGTTTCTCACCAAGCGGGTGGGGGATTTGGTGCTGTTGATGGGGGTATTGGCGCTCTATCCTCTGGCTGGCACCTGGGATTTTCAAGAGTTAGCGGTTTGGGCAGAGACGGCCGATATCAACCCGACGACTGCAACCTTGGTGGGTTTGGCTCTGATCGCTGGCCCCATGGGCAAATGTGCTCAGTTTCCCTTGCACCTTTGGCTGGATGAAGCCATGGAGGGGCCGGTACCCAGTACCATCCTGCGGAATTCGGTGGTGGTGGCTACGGGGGCATGGGTGCTGATTAAGCTGGAGCCAGTGTTAGCCCTATCCCCGACGGTCTTATCGGTGGCGATCGCCATTGGTTCGATCACGGCGGTGGGCGGTACGCTCATTTCCATGGCTCAAGTGGACGTCAAGCGTGCCCTATCCTATCTGACCAGCGCCTACATGGGCATTGTATTCATTGCTGTGGGCGCACAGTTAAGCAACGCCGCATTTTTGATGATTCTCACCCACGCTGTGGCTATCAGTTTGCTGGTCATGAGCTCTGGATCGATTGTCCTCAACAGCATTACCCAAGATTTAACCCAGATGGGTGGCCTTTGGCAGCGGCGTCCTGTATCGGGATTATCCTACCTGGTTGGCGTAGCTGGACTCATTGCCCTGCCGCCCCTGGGTGGATTTTGGTCGATGCTTGCCTTGCTGGATGGTGTATGGAGCGATCGCCCTGTGATTGCCGTGATTTTGCTGCTGGTGAACGCTCTGGCTGCTTTTGCCGTCACGCGAGTTTTTGTGCTGATGTTTGGCGGTAAACCCCAGCCGATGACAGAGCGATCGCCGGAGAACGGTTGGCTGGTGACCTTACCGATGACTATCTTGGCAGGGTTTGTCCTGCACCTCCCTCTAGTGCTGCAAACCCTGTCACTGTTGCCGGACTGGGCTGTTCTCAATAAAGATGTAGCGTTAGTGCTCATCTGGTCAACCCTGTCTGGCTGCAGCCTAGCGGCCTTGGTGTACTATGGCCCCACATCTAAGCCAATTCGGCTACCGTGGCAAGCATTACAGAATTTGTTAGCCTACGACTTCTATACATCCCGAATTTATGGCTTCAGCGTTGTCGGTAGCGTGGATCGGATCTCGCGCTTAATTGACTGGGGCGATCGCTACCTAGTAGATGGCTTCGTCAATATGGTGGGGCTAGCCTCACTCTTTGGCGGCGAAGCCCTCAAATATGGCAACAGCGGCAAAACCCAGTCCTATGTGCTCACCATTGCCCTGGGCATCATTTTAATCACGCTTTTGATGACATGGTCGTCGTTGACTAACCTATCTCTTGTTATTGGTGGATAA
- a CDS encoding CO2 hydration protein, which yields MTTTMSSTSTAIPPSQHPFADIIHRLEAGGAMLPDTPENLMQIIGIYKAYAVPMDFYWRDLLYIAERVFLNPVPAFKYFLPQEYLDLHNHYAGDDADLRIWRGEATAHPELLDFINKGETKKTWPKLFHHLWHDRINMEFAEACMRAMLWHRKMYAPANRFDPYLDTDEYKANADRAIRAYFKNNPLMLSLHKLFPEMFIEKVRELSYYANLGLFWEVMAPVFFEMSDLYDEGKITSVPEAMNFLVNGIFAIAGRPIYHHVYIDGECYEIIPKSKGMTWLYEAALPYVESVFYRTAPFRGTKSYNAQAEQVPAEQADFHYGILYADVFPVGTAGIPPTLLMQDMRHFLPSYLVDYYSQHCRGQDDILIQLGITFQRSMYCVTSAVIQALRQALLYPLDDPNPDHLMANRQFFEAQMDRFLRPEARLRDIQRQDYR from the coding sequence ATGACTACGACCATGTCCTCAACATCCACGGCCATTCCTCCCTCTCAGCATCCTTTCGCCGACATTATCCATCGGCTGGAAGCAGGAGGAGCCATGCTTCCTGATACCCCTGAGAATCTCATGCAAATCATTGGTATCTATAAAGCCTATGCGGTACCGATGGATTTTTACTGGCGCGACCTCTTGTATATTGCTGAACGAGTTTTCTTAAACCCTGTTCCAGCCTTCAAGTACTTTCTTCCCCAAGAGTATCTAGATCTTCATAATCACTATGCAGGAGATGATGCTGATCTACGGATTTGGCGAGGAGAAGCGACCGCCCACCCAGAACTTTTAGATTTTATCAACAAGGGTGAGACTAAGAAAACATGGCCTAAGTTATTCCACCATCTTTGGCACGATCGCATCAATATGGAATTTGCTGAAGCCTGCATGAGAGCCATGTTGTGGCATCGTAAGATGTATGCGCCAGCCAATAGATTCGACCCCTATTTAGACACGGATGAGTATAAAGCTAACGCTGATCGTGCCATCCGCGCCTACTTTAAAAACAATCCATTGATGCTGTCTTTGCACAAGCTATTTCCCGAGATGTTTATCGAGAAGGTGCGAGAGCTATCTTACTATGCAAACCTAGGTTTGTTTTGGGAAGTTATGGCTCCCGTCTTTTTTGAAATGTCTGATCTGTATGATGAAGGTAAGATCACTAGCGTTCCTGAAGCCATGAATTTTCTGGTCAACGGCATTTTTGCCATTGCTGGACGCCCTATTTACCACCATGTCTACATTGATGGTGAATGTTATGAAATTATTCCCAAGTCAAAAGGGATGACGTGGCTATATGAAGCTGCTCTGCCCTATGTAGAATCTGTGTTTTACCGGACAGCCCCCTTCCGAGGCACCAAGTCCTATAATGCTCAGGCAGAACAGGTACCGGCTGAGCAAGCAGATTTTCACTACGGCATTCTCTATGCAGATGTATTTCCAGTGGGGACAGCCGGTATTCCACCTACGTTGCTGATGCAAGATATGCGGCACTTCCTGCCATCTTATTTGGTGGACTACTACAGTCAGCACTGTCGAGGTCAAGACGATATTTTGATCCAGCTAGGAATTACCTTTCAGCGATCGATGTATTGCGTGACCTCTGCTGTCATTCAAGCCCTGCGCCAGGCATTATTGTACCCGCTTGATGATCCTAATCCTGACCATCTCATGGCAAATCGCCAGTTTTTCGAAGCTCAGATGGATCGATTTCTGCGTCCTGAAGCCCGCCTCCGCGACATTCAGCGACAAGACTATCGCTAG